In Fusarium oxysporum f. sp. lycopersici 4287 chromosome 12, whole genome shotgun sequence, one DNA window encodes the following:
- a CDS encoding alcohol dehydrogenase (NADP+) — protein sequence MSQGKTFTLNTGAKIPLLGYGTWQASPGEVGQGVYEALKVGYRHLDLAKVYGNQPEIAEALKKSFAEIPGLKREDVFITSKLWNSQHDPKQVEAALDDCLQELGLEYLDLYLIHFPVSFKNSGAPIGQDLFPLTGGNQPDGDVVIDDSISIVDTWKAVTELPKSKARAVGVSNHTKEHLEAIIKGTGVVPAANQIERHPLLIQKDLIDYCKEKNIHVTAYSAFGNNMVNAPLLFTYPEIKAVAERLTKEKGQPVSPTQVLLAWAQVGGHSVIPKSVTPKRIAENFQEIDLSEDDIREIEQVGKEQRRYNVPYVANKPRWDVNIFGHEDEKPATHQVII from the exons ATGTCTCAAGGCAAGACTTTCACTCTCAACACTGGTGCCAAGATCCC TCTCCTGGGATACGGCACATGGCAAGCCTCCCCCGGTGAGGTCGGTCAGGGTGTCTACGAGGCCCTCAAGGTTGGCTACAGACACTTGGATCTGGCCAAGGTCTACGGAAACCAGCCTGAAATCGCCGAGGCCTTGAAGAAGTCCTTTGCTGAGATCCCTGGCCTGAAGCGAGAGGATGTCTTCATTACCTCTAAGCTCTGGAACTCGCAGCACGACCCCAAGCAGGTCGAGGCTGCTCTGGATGACTGTCTGCAAGAGCTCGGTCTTGAGTACCTTGACCTCTACCTCATCCACTTCCCCGTCTCTTTCAAGAACTCGGGAGCTCCCATTGGTCAGGATCTGTTCCCTCTCACCGGAGGAAATCAGCCCGATGGTGACGTCGTCATCGATGACAGCATCTCCATCGTCGACACATGGAAGG CCGTGACCGAGCTGCCCAAGTCCAAGGCCCGCGCCGTTGGTGTTTCCAACCACACCAAGGAGCAC CTCGAGGCAATCATCAAAGGCACTGGAGTTGTCCCTGCTGCCAACCAGATTGAGCGCCACCCTCTCCTGATCCAGAAGGATCTCATTGACTACTGCAAGGAAAAGAACATCCACGTTACCGCATACTCT GCTTTCGGTAACAACATGGTCAACGCTCCCCTTCTCTTCACCTACCCCGAGATCAAGGCCGTCGCCGAGCGATtgaccaaggagaagggtcAACCCGTCTCACCTACACAAGTCCT GCTCGCCTGGGCTCAGGTTGGTGGCCACAGTGTCATCCCCAAGTCTGTTACACCTAAGCGTATTGCCGAGAACTTCCAGGAGATCGACTTGTCTGAGGACGATATCCGCGAGATTGAGCAGGTTGGCAAGGAGCAGCGCCGGTACAACGTTCCTTATGTCGCTA ACAAGCCTCGGTGGGATGTCAACATCTTCGGccatgaggatgagaagcctGCCACCCACCAGGTCATCATTTAA
- a CDS encoding hypothetical protein (At least one base has a quality score < 10), with translation MDPNLELCRSLMHLTSTERRQRLQHLPPEEYARVRVIVGREQKAQKLEELIAGRDLIQVALTDPSEIIACTPLKYALLGRTTYQCDEDKMVKRITNDVARASSSLVNYIANFDRSPQALRLDAWKLVYCDVYYVDGGSATLQEIYEERLREEELQTPAARARELVRYNTLRKARRNAKWMIPAIERFSDEVQAQVDQEYRQSMEPFLQLCQDERIRETILAPQGYDKTLERIWKRVSPAPPAWIQKILEAQEQFGFVYYMSREVEQKHGYDWHSVWGSINQHCLPNRVTWHSIHCQGYDNSLALRRLETEKWPMFYPNESMAEDDDLRKHFREYREENGDLLPAGILRNTFIVIPIELTSEENRQRTEGELLDPYWVWAYDAGWDSSEEETVFDGEKYQGRVKVAIWSVNSWFYAARWEGVSLRDMWLKAQQHPKKVWICYTKKLEEWDHEPYI, from the exons ATGGACCCGAATCTGGAGCTCTGTAGGAGCTTAATGCATCTTACCTCAACCGAGCGCCGTCAACGCCTCCAACATCTTCCCCCAGAGGAATATGCCAGGGTCAGGGTAATCGTCGGAAGAGAGCAGAAGGCCCAGAAGCTGGAGGAACTCATTGCAGGCCGGGACCTCATCCAAGTGGCCTTGACTGATCCCTCTGAGATTATAGCATGTACACCGCTGAAATATGCCCTCCTTGGCCGAACCACCTACCAGTGTGACGAGGACAAGATGGTTAAACGCATCACTAACGACGTCGCAAGAGCGAGTTCGAGCTTGGTCAATTATATCGCAAATTTTGATCGAAGTCCTCAGGCTTTACGCTTAGATGCCTGGAAGCTAGTCTATTGCGACGTGTATTATGTCGATGGGGGGAGTGCTACACTACAGGAGATCTACGAAGAACGCCtgcgagaagaagagctccAAACGCCTGCCGCCCGAGCCAGAGAGCTTGTGCGGTATAATACACTCAGGAAAGCTCGGAGGAATGCTAAATGGATGATTCCTGCTATTGAACGTTTTTCAGATGAGGTACAAGCACAGGTGGATCAGGAATACAGGCAATCCATGGAACCCTTCTTGCAACTTTGCCAAGACGAGCGAATAAGGGAAACCATCTTGGCACCGCAGGGATACGACAAGACCCTAGAACGAATCTGGAAGCGGGTATCACCGGCGCCGCCAGCTTGGATACAGAAGATCCTCGAGGCTCAAGAACAGTTTGGTTTTGTCTACTACATGTCCAGAGAGGTCGAACAGAAGCATGGCTATGACTGGCACTCAGTCTGGGGTAGTATTAACCAACACTGTCTGCCAAACAGGGTAACCTGGCACAGTATCCATTGCCAAGGCTATGACAACTCGTTGGCGTTGCGTCGACTGGAAACTGAGAAGTGGCCTATGTTTTATCCCAACGAGAGCATGGCAGAAGATGACGACTTGCGAAA ACACTTCAGAGAATacagagaagagaatggtGATCTTTTGCCTGCTGGAATTCTACGGAATACCTTTATCGTCATTCCTATTGAATTGACTTCCGAGGAAAATCGCCAGCGTACAGAAGGTGAACTTCTTGATCCTTACTGGGTTTGGGCATACGATGCAGGCTGGGACAGTTCGGAAGAAGAAACTGTATTCGACGGGGAGAAATACCAAGGGCGTGTCAAGGTGGCCATTTGGTCGGTTAACTCATGGTTCTATGCTGCTCGCTGGGAGGGAGTGAGTCTTCGGGACATGTGGCTGAAGGCACAGCAGCATCCGAAAAAGGTGTGGATTTGTTACACGAAGAAATTGGAAGAGTGGGATCATGAGCCATACATTTGA